A single genomic interval of Mobula hypostoma chromosome 7, sMobHyp1.1, whole genome shotgun sequence harbors:
- the LOC134349045 gene encoding zygote arrest protein 2.L-like has protein sequence MCLCLMMEQFVYSPLNSAPYSNGKPRQQNWRQKHYPPGNVEAVDYLDNYKRAQLKAILSQVNPNLTPRLRKANTKEIGIQVNPKVDASVQCSLGPRTLPRQKRRSVTEGVRSPSPAGATDVSSEAVGATSRSPTVVRFSRPIAVYSPVFDRRMGEKNQGREKKDSKVSPEGLEEDSAPHQEKEAFLREKENADTADMENQEAVGQNDQEVKGNEGKQRFRFQFLEQKYGYYHCKDCNIRWESAYVWCISGTNKVYFKQFCRKCNKGYNPYKVEAILCQACFKHCCTCTQKKRHIDPKRPHRQELCGRCRGKRLSCDNTYSFKYIV, from the exons ATGTGTCTGTGTTTGATGATGGAGCAGTTTGTTTATTCACCTCTCAATTCGGCTCCTTATAGTAATGGAAAGCCCAGACAGCAAAACTGGAGGCAAAAACATTACCCTCCGGGAAATGTTGAAGCTGTCGATTACTTGGATAACTATAAGAGGGCGCAGCTGAAAGCTATTCTCTCTCAGGTCAATCCTAATTTGACTCCGCGTCTCAGGAAAGCGAATACCAAAGAAATTGGGATTCAGGTTAATCCAAAGGTAGATGCTTCTGTTCAATGTTCGCTGGGACCTAGGACTCTACCTCGACAGAAACGACGTTCTGTAACCGAAGGAGTTCGGTCGCCGTCTCCGGCCGGTGCTACAGATGTCAGCAGTGAGGCTGTCGGCGCTACATCACGGTCTCCTACCGTCGTGCGTTTTTCTCGCCCCATCGCCGTCTATTCGCCTGTGTTTGATCGGCGTATGGGAGAAAAGAACCAAGGACGAGAAAAAAAGGATAGTAAGGTTTCCCCCGAGGGTTTGGAGGAAGATTCTGCTCCACACCAGGAAAAAGAGGCTTTTCTTCGTGAAAAAGAAAATGCGGATACAGCGGATATGGAAAACCAAGAAGCAGTAGGTCAGAATGACCAAGAAGTCAAGGGAAATGAAGGCAAACAGAGGTTTCGTTTCCAG TTTTTGGAGCAGAAGTATGGCTACTATCACTGTAAGGACTGCAACATCAGATGGGAAAGTGCTTATGTTTGGTGCATTTCAGGAACTAATAAG GTTTACTTCAAGCAATTTTGCCGTAAATGCAATAAGGGATACAATCCTTACAAGGTGGAAGCTATTCTCTGTCAG GCGTGCTTCAAACACTGCTGTACTTGCACTCAAAAAAAGCGACACATTGATCCAAAAAGACCACATCGCCAGGAGTTGTGTGGCCGTTGTCGAGGGAAACGGTTATCCTGTGATAATACATATAGcttcaaatatattgtttga